The Oryza brachyantha chromosome 7, ObraRS2, whole genome shotgun sequence genomic interval CAATGGATTACTACGACCTACAGCCACCACACGGACTCATCcatgtcctcctcctccttgggtCCGCGACGTCCGCCCTCTGCCCATCACACAGTGCGTTGTTGCTGCAGTGGACTCGCCGGCTCGTCGCCCCCCTGAGTGACTCCCCACCTCCGCCCTCCCTCCTAGTGGTTGGACTCAACTATGTTCGCTGCCACCGTTCCCCTTCCTTGTTGCTCGACGGGGTTAGCGAGGCGGCAGGAAAGAAGGAGCAGTAGGACGCACAACGGGACTGCTGCTCGCAGTTGTAGGTATCACAAGTTCTAGCTACTctccttattttttaatgtccCCTCCTTTCACAACACAAGCCCCTCCCATTCTCTTGTACATCTGTCCTGAAAGTACATTTAGCCCTTAAAAcgggttttggatgattaatgacaatcctaGTCAAAGCATGTGTGCACTAACAAATTGTGGTTGCAGAGAAGTTGAGAAGTTTGACTCATGAACGGAATGCGCAAATTTGAGTAAAGCGAGAAGTGATCCAAAAGGCAAAAAGCGAATGGAGTCAAGACGATCAAAAGGCATTTTCGATTTTGCTTTTAAGTCGTAGGACaatccgtactattaagaagGGTTGCCAAGTCGCTACATGCATCCGTGAGAGAGTCATGAGTGAGTGAGGCTTATTTGAGGGAAACTCCAAAGAACTTGGACCGGACAGTCTAGTGAGGACCGGATAGTTCGGCCCTAGGCAGTAGCTAGAGCTTAAGTGCTGGCCGGACGATCCGACCCCTGGGCCCGGACAGTTCGACTCTTGTAACTTTATCCAACATCTAGCTGACGTTTGACAGCACTATATAAGCCATCTCGGTATTCTAGCCAATGGTGAGGCTTCTAGTTCAAATTCTAGGGTTCCTAGGTGAGTTATAGCTCCTACCAAGCCTCCTTCACTAATCCTAACACCTTCTAGAGTGATTAAGGCGAGGATTAGGCCTAGATGGTGAGTTTAGGTATTAGTGAGTGATCTTGAGCATTGTTAAGCGCTCTTGAGCGATGGATGGATGTACGTGGAGACGCAGTGGCCTGTTACTCTTGGAGTTCACGCTCCTACatggataggcgtcgcccacGAGCCTCCAAGCTTTGTGGATCGCCCGAGATctagtttgtgaaggttggtgcctaacctccgcaaggaaacAGGTAAGATTTCTAGTGGATTTTTGTACTTCTTCATAGAAGGTTGCCGGGTAGAGCGGATTACATCTTAGGGCTAGGGGAggcgccttgatcttgaccttagTGGTCGATCAAGGGCTCGCTAGCGCATAGGGGTGAATTCGAAGACCCGTGTTGACCTTATgagaggaagccaagagaggaaaaggatcgagagGGATCCTGCTCAAAGTAGTGCCTCAACGAAGAGTAGGATCGAaggatccgaacttcgggataaaatCTCTCGTATCCATCTTTATGTGTTTCTTGTCGTTTTGTGTGATCTTTTAGTGTTCATCTTTTGCACACACACTGCACGTTTCCAGAAACTCCACTGAGAAAGGAGGACTTAAAAGTCACTCCTTTGATTGACCAGACGGTTCGGTGTTCATAGCTAAAAGGTCcagccagagctctcggcctaACGTGAGAGCcttgaccggacggtccggccctaCTGACCGCTGCAATTGAAGAATTTTTTCAGGATACCTATTCACCCCTCCAGGCTGTCTCCCTGGGACTTCATATCCAAGGAAGAGGTCCACCCAAGGAGAAGCCCAGCCAAAAGGAGCAGAATGCGagttaggccctgtttagttcctaaaattttttccgaaaaacatcacatcaaatctttggacatctaaaagaaacattaaatatacctgaacattaaaactaattacacagttataggagaaatcatgagacgaaccttttgaACCTACTTAGTacattattagctataaagtgctacagtaaccactatgtgctaatgacggattaattagactcaaaagatttgtcccACAGTTTTCaggtggaatctgaaatttgttttataattagactacgtttaatactttaaatgtgtgatcgTACACGCTGATGTGACCACTCCTCCAAAAATTtatgggaactaaacaagcccttaaTCGAACGCCTCAAACCCTCACTCCTCATTCATActatatttaaactaagtattattttttaaaattaccaATGATGAgatatttaaagtttgaccAATGTCGAGGGGGAAGTACCAAACTTGGTGGAGAAGGAGTGCACCAACCAACCAGTAGACTCGGACTCCTATAAATCCCACGCCGAAACCTCCCAGTTGTGCGCGGAACTCGCCAAAAAACAAACTCCCAACACTGCAGTAGCACGCACGCAGGCAGGCCTCTCGAATGGTGCCAACCATGACAGCTGGGAACGTCACGAGCCAAGCGCTGTGGTTCCGACCGGTGACGCCCACTCCGACTCGCTCCAGCGGTACAGCCGCCACCCTCCCCCCCCGAATCCGAATGgccggaggagcagcagcctGGCCCAGGCTCGCCACCACTCTCGCGCgctccctcgccgcccgccaccgtcCCCTCCCCTGCCCCGACCTCCTcacttcctcctcgccgcgaggtacgcccgcctcctcctcctccgtacCTCTGCTGCTCTGGTGGTGTCTCGCCTCCTCTGCTCGGCTCGGGTTTTGTGGAtcggttgttttttttcttttacacaaAAAACTATCGCAATCTTTTCGCGTCGACGCCAACGCCGCCGTGCACGGCGCTGCTGCTATGTGTTCCCTTTGCCGCCGGCTCTCGCTCGTGTCCTCCGTGTTGTCTCGCGGGGACGGACGATACCAGTTCAGTTCTGATACTGCGTAGTTCATATCATCCGATTCATAATTTTATCCCGTTTTAACGGGAATCCGTTCTGTAGtctgtgtttttttaagacgGATTTTTGCAGATCGTTTTTGTTGAAATTGGACGGCGTTTTGGGGGGACAGGACACGTCGGGTCCAATGATGAGagttgtggtggtggtgtttcTGGGTCAGATGCTTGATTTTCTTGTTTAGTAGGGGGCGCCTTTCTTTGCCATTTGCGTTTCTTCCCATGGAGCTTGGTGGCAAATCCATGTGAACCATCACAGATCCTTTGTAGCTCTAGTGTTAATGTTTCGGCACGGTTTAGTGGATCAAAAGccatttatatttgaaaggAATACAAGATTACTCGCTATCTGGCATCGTGTTAGTGACGGTGGACAAGCCAGCATGGGCAGGATTCAGGGGGTGTTTTAGTCTCTTGTCCCAATCGgatttttggacacttattataaatagtaaacatagactattaataaaacctatccataatcttggactaattcctGAGACGAatatattgagcctaattaattcatgattatcctatgtgatgctacagtaaacatacactaattatggattaattaggcttaaaaatttgtcacgcgaattagctctcatttctgtaattagttttataattagtctatgtttaatatttataataagtgtccaaacattcgatgtgacatggggctaaaaagccCCATCGAAACACCCCCTCAATCAGATACAGGGAGTTGTAAATAAGTTATTTCATTAGAGATACAGAATCCTATAAAAAACCAATCaggtggttttttttattatgttaatCAGACCTTGGATACCCACATTTTGGTTACTTGATTCCATTATCTTGGTGatttttgtcttttctttctccacTGATGCATCcatctttttttgctttgtttgtccCCGTtcagtcattttttttatatattgtaatCTTTAAAGTCTTCTCTTGTTGTAAATGTCTCTCTTGAGATTGCAGGTTTTGCAAACATGGGTGATTCAGTTCAAAAGAGTGGCAGTGCCGATACTACACGGGTTTTGTTCTGTGGACCGTATTGGCCTGCTTCTACTATCTACACCAAGGAGTATCTCCAGAATCATCCATTTATCCAGGTTGCTTGCTCTTTTTACAGTTAGCTTGCATGGTTTATCAGAAGTGAAATTCTGTGAATTTAGCTGATAGATCTAATTTTAGTCTGGTTTGGACTACAAGgccttataaatttaaaacttttcaaCTCGTATGTAAGGCTGTCGTGATAGagatttcttctttcttctgttAGCtatcagaagttcagaacTGTGCCATTAGACATGTTCAGGCAAATGGCAGGAGTTCTGACCATTCGATTAAGGAGATAGAACAATCtgtaatatattgtttacatGTTTTAGTTCAGCTCTgtttactttttgttagatgaaTTCAGACAACTCtgtttatatgttttagtTCAGCTCTGTTATAATGTTGTTTGATGTTGAAATCAAGCATGTGATATACGATAATGAATGAGGTTGGGGTCATATCACATTCATTGCTTTTCCATTTCAATTAAAGGACCAAACTGATGAAATAAATTCTGGGGCTCAATGTGTTACAATGAACTTCCATTATCATTGGTTCAAAACAATGTATAATTCCCAACCTTTTTCTTCACCATCACAGCATTCAAAATCTCTGATTTTTGATGTTATTAATACCAAAACATCTGATTAATCTGCAGTTTATCGATGAAAAcatgtgttttatttatttatccagTAACTTTGTAAGAGCtccatcttattcaatttctGGCATACTGTCTACTATTTTAGCAAGATCTTGTTACATGGAAGGGAACATGTACACGGTACACAATTTCATTGTTACATTATCCATTGTATTATTTGCGAAAAATAATCAGGGATACTGATAATGTcatttgatgaaaaatatgtacataTTATATTCAACAAGATCTTAATTTGAGTCACATGTGATGACGTGCATTTTTGGATTTGTGTCTTATCACAATTGAATGCATTTTTCAGGTTGATGAAGTAGGTCTGGAGGAGGTACCTGATGTTATTCAAAACTATCACTTATGTGTAGTAAAAAATCGACGTGTAGACTCAGATGTCATTGCCAAGGCAAATCAGATGAAGATCATTATGCAGTATGGTGTTGGAATAGAAGGTGAttataagtctattttatcttccCTTCCAAAAATACAATGGCACAACTATCTCCTCTGATATTGAGCATACAATTCTTCACAGGTATCGATGTGAATGCTGCtacaaaacacaaaattaaagTTGCACGGATACCTGGAAGTACAACAGGAAATGCAATCTCTTGTGCAGAAATGGCAATCTATCTTACTCTCGGTGTTCTAAGGAAGCAAGTATGTTTTAAGATCATTCTTTTTACCACTTTAAAGTACTCcatgttttctcttttctgaAGCAGTTGTCACTAGATCTTTCTTACTATACATTTTTTCAGTAATTTACATAGACACAATATCTTGACATCTCAAATTAGCAAGCCTAGTTATGTATATAActgaatatttttaagaactaTGGTggaaaagttaaataaaagCATATAATCATTGCAGAATTAAATACttggttgtaaaataaaatttaaatgttaatgTTCTatagaaacaaagaaaagttttaatGACCTGCACTATTTAATTTGAGTTTCTGGTCAACACCTTGGAGTTCAGATAACAAAGAAACAAGAGTCTGCATCTCACgtgttatttgatttttgtatCTCCCTTTGTTATTTAGAATTACTGAATTTTTTCACTGCCAATTTACCAAGACATTGAACTTAAAAAACTGACACACATGGAGGTCGTGTTTTGAGCCTATCTTCACTGTGAAAATATGCACGGTGACTCTGTTAAACCTAACTATTTTTCATCGTTTGTATTTACGCAGGACATTTCCTGTTCTTTAGGATATAGTTCACCTTCCTATCTTTAGTCATCTGGCAGCTAACATGGTTGTTTTggttgtataaatataatctaTTTCTGTCGTTTATAGTGGGCCACTCATATTTTGTATGTGTCTAACCTTGCAGAAGATGATGGATACTGCTGTGAAATGTAAGGATCTGGGCATTCCAGTTGGAGATACAATATTTGGAAAATCAGTATGGTCTTTGTGTATGAgttatttcttcttctttttttttttttactttggatGGCAAGCATTCCATTTCTGTattaatatgtatttattctaCTGTATAGGTCCTTATCTTGGGATTTGGAGCCATTGGAGTAGAAGTTGCCAAGAGGCTCAGACCTTTTGGAGTAAAAATTCTTGCTACCAAACGAAATTGGTCATCTGATACATTGCCATGTGGTGAGCTGCAGTATTTGGATTACTATTTCCagtttttctcttcctctcctcacATATTGACAGCGCAGATATAGATGAGCTGGTCGATAAGAAGGGTGGGCCAGAGGATATGTATGAATTGGCTGGAGAGGCTGACATAGTTATAACATGCTTGCTATTGACAAAAGAAACAGTTAGTTGTTCTATTGTTGTATTTATTTCCTTTATTTCAGCTAAAGCTTCTAATTGAATTTGATcactaaatgataaaatttataggtTGGAATCGTGGATCATAAGTTCCTCTCGGCAATGAAAAAGGCATGTACATTTGTTCATGTCATTTATGTGGATGTAACCACACTTTACATGCTATTTCTATCAATTTCCATAACGACTAATTGATCCTACTCAACAATAAAGCTAATTCCTATCATTTATTCTCGAATAAATTTCAAAGTATTATCCATAACACAAAACTCCAGGTATTGTACTATGTTCTATTAGACAAGGATATTTTGGCGGGAAATATTAGCTGCAATAGAATACTATGATGTTGGATAATAATTCTATCATACAttctatagaaatattaatGTTGTAGCATTGTAGGGATCATACCTGGTCAATATTGCTAGAGGAGGTCTACTGGACTACGATGCTGTATTTAATCACCTGAAATCAGGCCATTTAGGTGGTTTGGGCATTGATGTTGCTTGGACGGAACCATATGATCCAGAAGATCCAATTTTGAAGTTCCCAAATGTTATTATAACGCCGCACATTGCTGGAGTCACGGAATATTCTTATAGGACGATGGCAAAGGTTTGcactttttttctctgaaatgCCCATAGTTACATGACTATCATCTAATTCTCAACTTCTATAGTtagcaacattttttttggcattgtTAAGAATATGACAAGACAATTAGCatcacaaaaatatcacaaaacaAAGCCTTTCTTTTATTACAAgtaaatgtattatttttacatgctattcttcagcaaaaaaaaaaaaccccactACGGCTGCGTTCAGCATATGGTAAGTTAGGCGGCGCGGAGAacgtattaatagattagtatatgattaattattaattaattataaaaaaataaaatagattaatataattttttaaagcaactttcctatagaaaattttcgcgaAAAATACACTGGTTAGCCGTTCAGAAAGCATGCGcgtgaaaaataagaaaatttgggTTAGTAAGGGGCGGACGAGAACGCGCCAAACTCTCCCTACTTCACAACCGCTCCTTCCGTCCTCTTGAATCCTCctttaatcataaaataattttgttaggACCTTGACGTTGAACCCTTCCTTAGCTGTGCATACCATATCGTTTTACCGCAGACAattattttacctataaaacgGATATCAAATCACCATCAACAACTGCATAGTGCATTATCATAACAAGCTTTAGCAATCGTCTGTAATAGAACACACAATGTTGCTGATTTCTGTTACCATTTTCATCCAGTCATGTTTTGCTTTGCTCCACCTTTTGATGCAGGTTGTTGGTGATGTCGCCCTCAAGCTTCATTCAGGCGAGCCAATCACCGAAGTAGAATTTGTGAACTAGGTCATGAAATGCGAGGCACAGGTGGGGCATTGTGGATTCATTCCAAACGGCCACAATTTAGTTGGTCATAGTGTCAAAAGTGCTTTGCCCCTAGGTGAATAATTGATCATTGAATCGCCTATCCCTGTAATTCATCAACTATGCCATTCTGTTGTGATATATGCTTGCATGTCCCTCTATCCATATGAACATGGCAAGAGGAGCAGCATGCATAACGACGTGTGTTGAAGAGCATTCTGCAGTAATGTTCTTTccctacaattttttttagttttttcttggcttttatatatgcacatatttttcaaactgttaaatgttatattttttaaagtttgtatGAAAAACTTCGCCTTTTCACATTTTAAAAAGAGTGAAGTTCatcagcggtccctaaactcgTGTGCaggtgtcatctaggtcctaaactctcaaaatgcattttttgaTCCCCGTACTTGTCTGatgtgtcatataggtctaaaCAGGCTTTGACCtactccatccgctgacgtgacATGCTACGTTGGCGCTTATGTGTTGGTGAGGCtgtgtgggtcccacatgtcagaatCTCTCTCCTTATTCTTGTCTCTCTCTTCTCGATTtcttcactgacatgtgggacccataaagcctcaccaacacgtaggcgccaccatGGTATGCCACGTTAGCGGATGGAGCGTGTCGGAGCCTGTTTGGACCTATACGACACCCTAGACAAGTTCGCGGatccaaaaatgtattttgagagttcaggaaCCTAGATGACATATGATGCACTTCaactcttttaaaaaaatagattgtaCAACTTTTTAGGAGTTAATTCTATTCCTTATACCATTAAAAtaactatcacaaaaatcGTATAATAATTCAAAAACAGACTTAAAGTTTATGTACATGATTATTTTACTggcaaattaattattgccGACCTCtggaaattaattttcaaattataattatGACGGATGAGGGGGACTGAGGGAGATTGATGGTGTTTTGGTGGCTTGGTAGGTAGTAGGATTTATGAAGATCAAGATGATTTGTACTTTGGTACTGCTGTATATGCACGAGGGATGCAATAATCTGTGGGGATTGGTTGTATTTTTGTTGCAGGTAGGATTTATGAAAATGATGTTTGCCTTGGCGCATCACATGTTTATTTAAGTTAAGAAATGGCGCATGAGATCTTGACAGCGCACGTGTAAAACCAATATATTGTAAGGATGATACTAGTAATCTAGTATATTTGCATTACCATTTTATATTACTTAAAACATTCTAATATCCCTTACCTTAATTTATTGACCATAATACTTTCTATATTACAAAGTATGCAGTaatcaaatataaactttggtaatGTACTTCCtctcattttttaagtttcatTTAGGGCATTAAGACTGTCTGTCTAAAATAAGAGTGTATCGCAACGGTATAATGACGTTTCAAGAAGTTATACTGAATAatgcgatttttttt includes:
- the LOC102706020 gene encoding hydroxypyruvate reductase, with the translated sequence MVPTMTAGNVTSQALWFRPVTPTPTRSSGTAATLPPRIRMAGGAAAWPRLATTLARSLAARHRPLPCPDLLTSSSPRGFANMGDSVQKSGSADTTRVLFCGPYWPASTIYTKEYLQNHPFIQVDEVGLEEVPDVIQNYHLCVVKNRRVDSDVIAKANQMKIIMQYGVGIEGIDVNAATKHKIKVARIPGSTTGNAISCAEMAIYLTLGVLRKQKMMDTAVKCKDLGIPVGDTIFGKSVLILGFGAIGVEVAKRLRPFGVKILATKRNWSSDTLPCDIDELVDKKGGPEDMYELAGEADIVITCLLLTKETVGIVDHKFLSAMKKGSYLVNIARGGLLDYDAVFNHLKSGHLGGLGIDVAWTEPYDPEDPILKFPNVIITPHIAGVTEYSYRTMAKVVGDVALKLHSGEPITEVEFVN